In a genomic window of Methylovirgula sp. 4M-Z18:
- a CDS encoding sugar transferase, with product MSEHDHVAVRFRSDNAFGLFLKRCVDVLASSLLLIFFAPALVAIAIWVCLDSEGPALFAHERIGLGGRKFKCLKFRSMAVDAEVRLQRLLSSDEGLAKEWREAQKLRHDPRVTKAGRILRRTSLDELPQLINVLRGDMSLVGPRPIVDAEISRYGASIDEYHAMKPGITGLWQVSGRSDATYVERVRMDVQYVRTWSFFGDIVVLLKTIPAVFLRRGAM from the coding sequence ATGTCCGAGCACGACCATGTGGCCGTGCGCTTCCGGTCGGACAATGCATTTGGTTTGTTCCTGAAGCGTTGCGTCGATGTCCTTGCGAGTTCGCTGCTCTTGATTTTCTTCGCTCCTGCCCTCGTCGCGATCGCCATTTGGGTTTGTCTCGACAGCGAGGGGCCGGCGTTGTTCGCGCATGAGCGCATTGGCCTTGGCGGCCGCAAATTCAAATGCTTGAAATTCCGCTCGATGGCTGTCGACGCCGAGGTGCGCCTCCAGCGCTTGTTGAGCAGCGACGAAGGGCTTGCAAAGGAGTGGCGCGAAGCACAGAAGTTGCGTCACGATCCGCGCGTGACCAAAGCCGGGCGCATTCTGCGGCGTACGAGTCTCGATGAGTTGCCGCAATTGATCAACGTGCTGCGCGGCGACATGAGCTTGGTGGGACCACGCCCGATCGTCGACGCCGAAATTTCGCGTTACGGCGCGTCCATTGACGAATATCATGCGATGAAGCCTGGTATCACGGGCCTATGGCAGGTGAGCGGGCGCAGCGACGCGACTTATGTCGAGCGCGTGCGGATGGACGTGCAATATGTTCGGACCTGGTCTTTCTTCGGCGACATCGTGGTTTTGCTGAAGACCATTCCTGCCGTCTTTCTGCGTCGCGGCGCCATGTGA
- a CDS encoding non-ribosomal peptide synthetase yields MGHTIASLFSHATDVAPDAPALISGRDVLSYRELDSVSRSLAAAMRRRGVRPGDRVLLIMERAPEAVVSMLAALLCGAVYVPLDKALPAEQIRAIIADCAPRLIVAAEGSAQIVSGTISYNDLLREGADDRADPSPSPGHADAAAYIMYTSGSTGQPKGVVVPHRGIIRLVIGCDYADLGPNETILQFAPLAFDASTLEIWGALLNGGRLVFVPGDNPSLDDIADVIAEHRVTTLWLTAGLFHVMIDQRLDALKPLRQLLAGGDVLSPSHVQRALRQLPGCRLINGYGPTENTTFTCCYTIPADYVGGPVPIGTPINGTSVHILDDQLQPVPDGELGQLCTGGAGVALGYLNRPDLTAEKFVSPPHMPGERLYLTGDLARRRADGVIEFAGRIDRQVKINGKRIELDAIEAALQNTANVRDGVAIVLQDGSGAKSIAAYVTLLNPQADGVAQIRAALQRHLPTYMVPSHITVLDALPLTANGKVDRKHLPDPRAAASQPIRLAAAPGNALEQDITRVWRRILARDHIDRDDNFFDLGATSLQVMAAHAEIARLPGVSVQLTDLFAHSNVAALTRHLTALNSAGPVVREDAAVRARRGQEAAARMRAARMRGVS; encoded by the coding sequence ATGGGACACACGATCGCGTCCCTGTTTTCTCATGCAACCGATGTGGCACCTGATGCACCGGCACTGATCAGCGGTCGCGATGTTCTCTCGTATCGCGAGCTTGACAGCGTCAGCCGGTCTCTTGCCGCAGCGATGCGTAGGCGCGGTGTGCGGCCAGGCGACCGTGTGTTGCTCATCATGGAGCGCGCGCCGGAAGCCGTCGTCAGCATGCTCGCCGCGCTGCTTTGCGGCGCTGTTTACGTGCCGCTCGACAAAGCCCTTCCTGCCGAACAGATCCGCGCGATCATTGCCGATTGCGCGCCGCGCCTCATCGTCGCCGCCGAAGGCTCTGCGCAGATCGTGTCCGGTACGATTTCCTACAACGATCTGCTGCGCGAGGGTGCAGACGATCGCGCCGATCCTTCTCCTTCGCCAGGTCATGCGGACGCCGCCGCTTACATCATGTACACCTCCGGTTCCACGGGTCAGCCGAAAGGTGTAGTCGTTCCGCACCGGGGCATCATTCGCCTCGTGATCGGCTGTGATTATGCCGACCTCGGCCCGAACGAGACGATTCTGCAATTCGCACCGCTCGCCTTTGATGCCTCGACCCTTGAAATCTGGGGTGCGCTGCTGAACGGCGGCCGGCTCGTTTTCGTGCCGGGCGACAACCCGAGCCTCGATGACATTGCCGATGTCATCGCGGAGCACCGCGTGACGACCCTGTGGCTCACGGCCGGGCTGTTTCACGTGATGATCGACCAGCGGCTGGACGCGCTGAAACCACTCAGGCAATTGCTCGCGGGCGGCGATGTCCTGTCGCCGAGCCATGTGCAGCGCGCGCTGCGGCAACTGCCGGGATGCCGCCTGATCAATGGCTATGGCCCGACGGAAAACACGACCTTCACCTGCTGCTATACGATTCCTGCCGATTATGTCGGCGGCCCGGTGCCGATCGGCACGCCGATCAACGGCACGAGCGTCCATATTCTCGACGATCAATTGCAGCCGGTCCCTGACGGCGAACTCGGTCAATTGTGCACGGGCGGCGCCGGTGTCGCCTTGGGCTATCTCAATCGGCCGGACCTCACGGCGGAAAAGTTCGTTTCTCCGCCGCACATGCCGGGCGAGCGCCTCTACCTCACCGGCGATCTTGCGCGGCGGCGGGCCGACGGCGTCATCGAATTTGCCGGACGGATTGATCGGCAAGTGAAAATCAACGGCAAGCGAATCGAACTCGATGCGATTGAAGCCGCCCTGCAAAACACGGCCAATGTGCGCGACGGCGTCGCGATCGTGCTGCAGGACGGGAGCGGCGCGAAAAGCATCGCCGCCTATGTCACGCTCCTCAATCCGCAAGCGGATGGCGTGGCGCAAATTCGCGCCGCGCTGCAGCGGCACTTGCCGACCTATATGGTGCCGAGCCATATCACGGTGCTCGACGCATTGCCGCTGACGGCAAACGGCAAAGTCGACCGCAAGCATTTGCCGGATCCGCGTGCGGCGGCGTCGCAGCCCATCCGTCTCGCAGCGGCGCCGGGAAACGCGCTCGAACAGGACATCACACGCGTCTGGCGCCGCATTCTGGCGCGCGATCATATCGACCGCGATGACAATTTCTTCGATCTCGGCGCGACCTCGCTGCAGGTCATGGCGGCGCATGCCGAGATCGCGCGCCTGCCCGGCGTATCGGTGCAACTCACCGATCTTTTCGCCCACTCCAATGTAGCGGCGCTGACGCGCCACCTGACCGCGCTGAACAGCGCCGGGCCGGTGGTGCGAGAAGATGCCGCCGTGCGGGCGCGGCGAGGGCAGGAGGCAGCGGCACGTATGCGCGCAGCGCGAATGAGGGGCGTATCATGA